The sequence ATTAATGCAAAATTATGGTGCAAGATACATCGAAAAGGAGTAAGAAATAAGAGTAACCCATACATAAATCGCCCATAAGCCGTAGATAAGCCGCCTCTATATAGATGCGGCTTATCTACGGCTTATGGGCGGGTTATAGGCGGCTTATAGGCGGGTTATCTCCCTGACTGTATGAAGGGTATTACCTCTTTTACCTAACTTGCGGGTATGAATCAACAACCTGAGCTTAGAACCGTTAGCGTAACAAGATATGTCACGCCGCTTCGGGAAGGTGGCTCCCTACCCGCCATCGCTGAAGCGGATGACGGTTTCCTGTATGTACTGAAATTCCGGGGTGCCGGCCAGGGTATCAAAGCCCTGGTAGCCGAACTGATAGGAGGAGAAATAGCCCGCGCATTAGGATTGAAAATGCCGGAAATCGTGTTTGCCAACCTGGATAGTGCCTTTGGCCGTACGGAACCCGATGAGGAAATACAGGACCTCCTGAAGGCCAGCGTTGGCCTGAACCTGGGTGTCCATTACCTGTCAGGTGCTGTCACCTACGATCCGGTGGTGACTAAAATAGACCCTGAACTGGCATCGCGTATTGTATGGATGGACTGCCTGCTTACCAATGTAGACCGTACCCCCCGCAATACCAATATGCTTATGTGGCACAGAGAGCTTTGGCTGATAGACCATGGCGCTTCCCTGTACTTTCACCACTCCTGGAATAACTGGGAAGAATCTGCCAAAAAGCCGTTTGTACAGGTCAAAGACCACGTACTGCTGCCACAGGCCAATATGATCGCGGAAGCAGATACGCAACTGAAAGCAATACTGACACCTGAAAAGATCAGGGGAATCGTGAACCTGATCCCTGACGTATGGTTGCAGGAATGGCCTACCGGCGAATCGCCGGATGATGTAAGACAGGTATATTATAATTTCTTAACTACACGCCTCGCCGTGTCTGAAATATTTGTAAAAGAAGCACAACATGCAAGAGAAGCACTTATATGAGTATGCTGTCATTCGCGTAGTTCCCAGTGTGGTACGCGAAGAGTTTCTCAATATAGGTGTGATCCTGTATTGTAAACAACAGCGGTATCTGCAAACCATTTATACCCTGAACGAGGAAAAGATCAGGAGCCTGGCGCCGGATATCGATTTGGAGGAACTAAACGCATACCTGGTTGCCTTTGAACAGATTGCCGCAGGACATCGTGATGCGGGACCGATTGCCAAACTGGACCAACCCTCCCGTTTTCGCTGGCTGACTGCAACAAGAAGTACGATTATTCAATCATCTAAAGTACATCCGGGATTGTGTGGGGACCTGCCTGGAACATTGCAGCGCTTACATGCACAATTAGTTTTATAATAAAATATTTTTTATTGCGTTATGTAATAGCCGTATTCCATATCTCTTATTGATATTAAAACCTATCCATGAAACTTTACTTACTGTGCTGTATATCATTGCTGACGGCTATCCTGTCTGTACAAGCACAGGATACCATTCCCCCTGCACCCGTAGGCAGCACGATTTACCTGCTCAACGATGTCTGGCTCATGTCTGCCGCTGACAGGTATGGCCCTATGAAATGCGATCATACCTCCATCAGCGCCTCCGAACAATTTATAATTGTCGATGCCGGTGACAGCACCATCGCCCTGCAGGGTAGTAACGGTCGCTATGTTACATCTACCAGCCCAATGCGTTGTACCAGCACGATGATTGATCACAACTCCCGTTTTAAATGGGTAGGCCTGAGCAACAATACTGTTGCATTGCAAAATTTAAAAGGAGAATTTGTCTTTATGGAGAGCAACCTGCTGAGCCTGAACTGCAATGCGAAAGAGATCAATACCGGTACGACCTTTACATGGAGCGCCGTGTCTGTCTCCTCACAGGAAGAGAAAACCGCCGCCGCCGATCTGACAGTCTTTCCTAATCCCGCATCCGGCAATGTCAATATTAAGTATGAATTGCAAACCGCTGCTGAGGTAT is a genomic window of Chitinophaga sp. LS1 containing:
- a CDS encoding HipA family kinase; the encoded protein is MNQQPELRTVSVTRYVTPLREGGSLPAIAEADDGFLYVLKFRGAGQGIKALVAELIGGEIARALGLKMPEIVFANLDSAFGRTEPDEEIQDLLKASVGLNLGVHYLSGAVTYDPVVTKIDPELASRIVWMDCLLTNVDRTPRNTNMLMWHRELWLIDHGASLYFHHSWNNWEESAKKPFVQVKDHVLLPQANMIAEADTQLKAILTPEKIRGIVNLIPDVWLQEWPTGESPDDVRQVYYNFLTTRLAVSEIFVKEAQHAREALI
- a CDS encoding DUF3037 domain-containing protein — translated: MQEKHLYEYAVIRVVPSVVREEFLNIGVILYCKQQRYLQTIYTLNEEKIRSLAPDIDLEELNAYLVAFEQIAAGHRDAGPIAKLDQPSRFRWLTATRSTIIQSSKVHPGLCGDLPGTLQRLHAQLVL
- a CDS encoding T9SS type A sorting domain-containing protein; translated protein: MKLYLLCCISLLTAILSVQAQDTIPPAPVGSTIYLLNDVWLMSAADRYGPMKCDHTSISASEQFIIVDAGDSTIALQGSNGRYVTSTSPMRCTSTMIDHNSRFKWVGLSNNTVALQNLKGEFVFMESNLLSLNCNAKEINTGTTFTWSAVSVSSQEEKTAAADLTVFPNPASGNVNIKYELQTAAEVLIEFYNSRGALVKSFLGGLQEGTTRLNVGISDLEAGMYLVRLTSKGIKETKKLIVQ